One Pyrus communis chromosome 13, drPyrComm1.1, whole genome shotgun sequence genomic window carries:
- the LOC137712660 gene encoding zinc finger CCCH domain-containing protein 30-like, translating into MCNGSERIKPNSSPAASLISVDESRLSNTAMNHLTVETEDAFASLLELAANNDIQSFKRSIEHDPSGIDEIGLWYCRQKGSKQMVNEQRSPLMVAATYGSIDVMKLILSLSDADVNQACGCDRSTALHCAASGGAENAVDCVKLLLGAGADPNSVDANGHHPIDVIVVPPRLQNIKLALEELLMINGSAGEQTLTVSTRTVHSSSPPLSASPENGSPSAFDFNCSPTKSKFYNSLSSASEKKEYPVDPSLPDIKNSIYSTDEFRMYSFKVRPCSRAYSHDWTECPFVHPGENARRRDPRKFHYSCVPCPDFRKGACRRGDMCEYAHGVFECWLHPAQYRTRLCKDGTSCARRVCFFAHTTEELRPLYVSTGSAVPSPRSSTSGASAMDFAAAMSLLPGSPSSVNVMSPSPFTPPMSPSANGMSHSSLAWPQPNVPALHLPGSNFQSSRLRSSLCARDIMPSDDFDLLPEFDMQQQQLLNELSCLSQPSLSNNSLNRSGRRTTLTPSNLDDLFSAESLSPRYSEQSLQSGVFSPTHKSAVLNQFQQQQSMLSPIHTNFSPKVVDHALLQASYGGPSPGRMSPRNVEPISPMGSRVSMLAQREKQQQFRSLSSRELGSNSASIVGSSPNSWSKWGSSNGKPDWAVTTDELGKLRRSSSFELGNNEEEPDLSWVQSLVKESPTEIKEKQTPSSGGTATGSSNEGSNANSQRESVDHAVLGAWIDQMHLDLVAQQN; encoded by the coding sequence atgtgcaatggatCAGAGCGGATAAAACCCAATTCTTCTCCAGCGGCATCTCTTATATCTGTTGACGAAAGTAGACTCTCCAATACAGCCATGAATCACTTGACGGTTGAAACTGAAGATGCTTTTGCCAGCTTACTTGAGCTTGCTGCAAACAATGACATTCAGAGCTTCAAACGATCGATTGAGCATGACCCTTCTGGCATCGATGAGATTGGTTTGTGGTATTGTCGTCAGAAGGGCTCAAAACAGATGGTTAATGAGCAGAGAAGCCCTTTAATGGTTGCTGCTACATATGGTAGCATTGATGTCATGAAGCtaattctttctctctctgatgCTGATGTGAACCAGGCCTGTGGGTGTGATAGGAGCACTGCTCTTCACTGTGCCGCCTCAGGTGGGGCTGAGAATGCCGTGGATTGTGTGAAGCTGCTTTTAGGAGCCGGTGCTGATCCTAATTCGGTTGATGCTAATGGTCATCATCCTATAGACGTTATAGTGGTTCCTCCTAggctacaaaatatcaaattagCTCTAGAAGAACTACTTATGATAAATGGTTCTGCTGGTGAACAAACTCTCACAGTGTCAACGAGAACTGTACATTCAAGTTCTCCTCCACTGTCAGCTTCCCCAGAAAATGGGTCTCCGTCCGCTTTTGATTTTAATTGTTCCCCTACAAAGTCGAAGTTCTATAATTCTCTCTCTTCGGCATCAGAGAAGAAGGAATATCCTGTTGATCCTTCTCTTCCAGACATCAAGAACAGCATTTATTCAACTGATGAGTTCCGAATGTATTCATTCAAGGTGAGGCCTTGTTCACGTGCATACTCTCACGATTGGACTGAGTGCCCTTTTGTCCATCCAGGGGAAAATGCACGAAGAAGGGACCCAAGGAAGTTTCATTATAGCTGTGTTCCTTGTCCTGATTTCAGAAAGGGGGCTTGCAGACGTGGAGATATGTGTGAGTATGCCCATGGGGTTTTTGAGTGCTGGCTACACCCTGCTCAGTATCGAACCCGACTTTGCAAGGATGGTACAAGCTGTGCAAGGAGAGTCTGCTTTTTTGCCCACACCACGGAAGAACTCAGGCCATTATACGTTTCAACTGGTTCTGCTGTACCTTCTCCTCGCTCAAGCACCTCTGGTGCTTCGGCCATGGATTTTGCTGCTGCAATGAGCCTCTTGCCTGGTTCTCCGTCATCAGTCAATGTCATGTCTCCTTCACCATTTACTCCACCCATGTCTCCATCTGCCAATGGCATGTCACACTCATCTCTGGCTTGGCCCCAACCAAATGTCCCGGCCTTGCATCTGCCAGGTAGCAATTTTCAGTCTAGTCGGTTGAGATCTTCTCTTTGTGCAAGAGATATTATGCCATCGGATGATTTTGATTTACTGCCGGAGTTTGATATGCAGCAACAACAGCTACTAAATGAATTATCTTGCCTATCCCAACCATCTCTGAGTAATAATTCACTGAACCGTAGTGGTCGAAGGACAACCCTAACCCCCTCAAATCTTGATGATCTCTTCTCTGCAGAGAGCTTATCACCCCGGTACTCTGAACAATCGTTGCAATCAGGTGTTTTCTCCCCAACTCACAAATCAGCTGTTCTCAATCAATTTCAGCAGCAGCAGAGCATGCTTTCACCAATCCATACAAACTTTTCCCCAAAAGTTGTTGATCACGCTCTATTGCAGGCCTCTTATGGGGGGCCTTCCCCTGGGAGGATGTCTCCACGGAATGTGGAACCTATCTCACCAATGGGCTCTCGAGTTTCAATGCTAGCTCAACGAGAGAAGCAACAACAGTTTCGTAGCCTTAGTTCACGGGAACTCGGCTCCAACTCTGCTTCCATCGTTGGTTCCTCTCCAAATTCTTGGTCAAAATGGGGATCCTCCAATGGAAAACCAGATTGGGCAGTTACTACAGATGAATTGGGTAAGCTCCGCAGATCATCTTCTTTTGAGCTTGGGAACAATGAAGAGGAGCCAGATCTTTCCTGGGTTCAGTCACTTGTTAAAGAATCTCCTACCGAAATCAAAGAGAAGCAAACACCAAGCTCAGGTGGTACGGCCACTGGTTCCTCCAACGAAGGTTCAAATGCAAACTCCCAAAGGGAGTCTGTCGATCATGCTGTGTTAGGAGCATGGATTGACCAAATGCATCTGGATCTTGTGGCTCAGCAGAACTGA